The Methylococcus sp. Mc7 genomic sequence CCAGACGACGGGACGCTGGGCATCGAGCGCAGCGGTGCCGATGAAAAGGCGGCGGCCTTTGGCGTGCTCAGCGGCGATGTCCGCCAGCATTTTTTCGTCGACGTATTCGGCCGTGAGCCTGGCGAGCGGATCGTTGAGGCTCATGGCGTCGGTCTGGAGCATGCCAAACAAGGATTTCAGGCGGAAGATGTCCCGCGACGAGACCGTGGTGTAGACCTGTTTCAGCTTGTCGTCGTAGGCCGGTCCTAGAAAGGCGAAGGGCGCGGTCAAGGCGCCGGTGCTGATGCCGGTGACTATCTTGAAGCCGGGCCGGTTGCCCGCCGCGCTCCAGCCGCACAACAGCCCCGCACCGAAAGCGCCGTCGCCGCCTCCGCCTGAAATCGCCAGGAAGTCCACGGTCCCGTTTTGTCGAAACAGGCCGCTACGCTCTTCTTGGCCTATCGATTCGACCAGATCCTGCTGGAACGCTGGGCTGAATTCGTCGCCCCACGTCCTCACGTCGGGCATGCCGGGGATCCGAACTTCGGATTCGACTCGGGCCGGCGGCGGTGAATGCGGCTTCAGCCCGGCGCAGCCCGCCGCCGTGAGCAGCAAGGCCGCGAGCAAGACGCGCTCAGCCGGGCGGTCGGCATGGGTGCGGAAGGCGGTGATCGGGGCTGCGGCCCGTGCTTCGGCGGGCGTGTAAGCGATTTCGTGTTCCATCCCTGCCGGTCGCGGATTTCAGAAAGGCCGCACGGTGAAGGCCGTGGGATCGGTGACCACCTCGCTGGGCTTGCGGTTGGCGATCTGCACGAACTGCTCGGCCCAGCGGTCCATGATGCCCTTGGCGGGGCCGTACCAGGTCAGGCGGGTCAGGTCCAGCGGGCCGACATCCGCCATGTCGCGGTCGGCGAAGGTCGCGACCACCTCGCCGGTCCGCAGGTCGCGCAACCGGCCCTCGAAGGCGGCCCGGCGCTGATTGACGGCGCCCGCCGCGCTGCCGGTGCCGATCGGTCCGGCCCAGCTGAGGGCGTGCAGCACCGGCATGGATGGGTCGATCTCGATCAACGCGAGTTCCAGGCGCAGAGCCGGCTCCTTGTGCTGGCCCGCGCGCTCGATGACCTTGAAACGGTGTTTGGGATCCTCTTTGAACGCTTTCACGACCTGGTCGTGAAAATAGTGGCCCAGTTCCGCGATATCGGATTTGACGTCGCTGACCCATGCCGCCGAACTCAGGTTGTGCAGCCAGTCCATTTCCATCATGTACTGGGTGTTCACCGGTGCGACCACCAGCTCCCGGTAGCCGCTTTTGTCGAATCCGGGCTTGATCCAGACTTTCTGGAACGGCAGATCCGCGCGTTTGGTCTGGCGTTCGGGATGGGCGATGAAGCCGGCATCGGGTGCCGGTTCGACCGCCGCCGCCTTGGCGGTGTCGGAGGTCGACTGGAGACTCGAACAACCAGCGGCGGCTGCAGCGAGACCCAGGACGAAGATGCCGCGTAATTCATGGCGCATGCGATTGATATCCGAATTCGGCTAGGTGGACAGGAACGTGGCCGGTCGGTTCGACCGATCCCGGCGGGAGGATAGTTGATCGCGCGGAGGAAACCAAGATCGGCGTCAGCTCCGCGGCGGCGTCCTTGCTGGATCTAGAGAAGCGCATCCCGCAGGTGTTGCGGGCGACCGATCAGCCGCTCACGCTCACCGTTCTGGCCGAATAGGCAGACTCTCCGGAGCAGGTCGAAGCGGTGTGCATGATTGTGCGCCACCTCGAAGCCAACCAACGGGGGAATCGTTCTGCAGGGCGATCGGGCAAAACCGTCCACACTCTTCGTCGCTTCCAAACAGCTCGGCGAGTAAGGGTGAACGCGATTGGTGGAGAAACTCACCCATCGCTCGCGATCCGTGATTTCGGGCTTCGAGTGTATAGCCCGAAGTTCGCGGCTGATTGGCGTCGATGAGAGGATGCTTAAGTGGCCTCTTGAAGCGCCAGCGCGAGCAGGACCACCGAGCGTGGCTTCACTACATACGTGGCCTGCCCTACCAACGGCGCCTTTTCCCAAGAGTTGATATCGTCGGGTGAAGCAAGGGCGGTGTCGATACAGCGCCGCCAGGTTTGCCGGCTTTCTGCAGGCACGGGGGGTAATTCGAACGCCAAGGGTTCCCAATAGGCGTTGAGCATCCCGTGGAAGAGAAAACGGGCATGCACGCTGCGCAACGTGAAAGCGAGGGTGTGCGAGTCCTCGCTCCAGTCCGGGCGGTCGAGCGCCACGCCATGCCAGTGGATCTGCGCCCGGCGCAAGAGTTCATTGAGACTGAACCGGTCTTGTTCCGCGACCACATCGCGGCGATGCCGAAAGGCATTGAGCTGCCGGACGAACCGGTGGATGTCGGCATGTCGTTCCAATAGGCTCCAGTCGAACCAGCTGATCTCGTTGTCCTGGCAATAGGCATTGTTATTGCCTCGCTGGGATCGGCGCACCTCGTCACCCATGAGCAGCATCGGAGTGCCGGCTGCCAGCAACTCCAGGGCATGAAAATTCTTCACCTGGCGGTTGCGCAGCGCTTCGATCGCCGCGTCGTCGCTCGGGCCCTCCGCGCCACAGTTCCAACTCAGGTTGTCGTTCGCGCCGTCGCGATTGTCCTCGCCGTTGGCCTCGTTGTGCTTTTCGTTATAGGAAACCAGGTCGTTGAGAGTGAAGCCGTCATGACAGGTGACGAAATTCACGCTTTGTTCGGCTTCTCGTTCCTCGTGGCCGTAGATGTCCGGACTGCCCAGCAAGCGCGAGGCCAGGGAGGATACCGTACCCTTGTCGCCCCTCAGGAACCGTCGCACGTCGTCGCGGAAACGGCCGTTCCATTCCTGCCAGGTATCGCCGACGAAACTTCCGACCTGATAGAGTCCCGCGGCATCCCAGGCTTCCGCGATCAATTTGGTGCCCGCCAACAGGGGATCTGACTCGATGTCCCAGAGTACCGGCGGGTTTGGCAGCGGATGACCCGCCTCGTCGCGCGACAGGATCGCCGCGAGATCGAAACGGAAGCCATCGACGTGCATCTGCGTGACCCAGTAGCGCAGGCTGTCCTGGATCAGCCGGCGTACAATCGGCTGGTTGGCGTTCAGCGTGTTGCCACAGCCGGTGTAGTCGGCGTACCGCGATTTATCCTTTTCGAGAATGTAATAGAAGTCATTGGCCAGGCCGCGATGGCACAAGGTCGGCCCGTCCTGGCCGCCTTCCGTCGTATGATTGAAGACCACATCGAGGATGACTTCGATGCCGGCGCGATGAAGAGCCTTGACCATGTCGCGAAACTCATCGAGCACATCGAGGGGTCCCTTCCGCGAACCGTAGGCGTGATGCGGCGCAAAAAAGGAGACCGGCTGGTAGCCCCAGTAGTTCACGCGGCCTTGCGGAGCGTCCTGCGGGTCGAACTGAAACACCGGCAACAGCTCGACGGCGGTGATCCCCAGATCCTTCAGGTAGGGAATCTTTTCGATCAACCCGGAGTAGGTCCCTCGCTTTTCGGAGGCGATGCCCGAACTGGGATCGCGAGTGAAGCCGCGGACGTGCAGTTCGTAGATCACCGTCTCCGCGAAGGGCCGCCTCGGCGGCACGTCGCCTTGCCAGTCATAGCGGCCGGGGTCGGCCACGACGCTTTTCATCGCCACCGCCGCATTGCCGCCGGGCCGGCTCGCGGCGTTTCGGTTGTAGGCGTCGGGGACCGCTACGGCGAGACCATAAGGATCGAGGAGAACCTTCTCGCCATCGAATCGCAAGCCCTGGTCCGGCGCAAAGCACCCATGGGCCCGGTACGCGTAGACCTGCCCCGGCTCGAGGTCCGGGACAAAGGCATGCCAGTAGTGATAGGTACGGTGCCGGCGAGGATCGAGCGCGATGATCCTTACCGGCTTCGCGGCATTCTCATCGTCGAACAGTAATAGCTCGACGAGGGTGGCGCTCTTTGAAAACACGCTGAAATTGACGCCGCCGTCACGAACGGTGGCGCCAAGAGGCGCGCTCGACCCCTTTTGGACAACCCCGGTGTTCATCTCCGCCTCACCTCAAGAGTAAAAACGGCCGCGGCGCTTACAACTTCACCGTCACCGGTTGCACGTTCCAGACCTCCTCGCAGTATTCGGCGATCGCGCGATCGGAGGAGAATTTGCCGCTACGTGCGGTGTTGAGGATCGAGCCGCGCGTCCAGCGTTCCGCGTCCCGCCATGCCTCGCTGACCTGCTCCTGGCAGGCGACATAGGCGGCGTAGTCGGCCAATACCAGAAAAGGATCGGACTCGATCAGGTTCTCGACCAGCGGGCGAAGCACTTCGCTGTCGCCTCGCGTGAAGTGACCGCCGCCGATGAGTTCCAGGACCGCGCGCAGTTCGGCGTTGCCGGCGACATGGTCGCCCGGCCGATAGCCTTCGCGTTTGACCTGCTCCACTTCCGTCGCCGTTAGGCCGAACAGGAAGAAGTTGTCCGCGCCGGCCTCTTCGCGCATCTCGACGTTGGCCCCGTCCAGCGTGCCGATGGTGAGCGCGCCGTTGAGCATGAACTTCATGTTGCCGGTACCGGAAGCTTCCTTGCCGGCGGTGGAGATTTGCTCGGACAGATCGGCAGCCGGGTAGATGAGGTGCGCGTTCTGCACGTTGAAATTGGGCACGAAGGCGACTCTCATGCGCGTGTTCACCTCCGGGTCGGCATTGATCGTCTCGGCGACGGCATTGATCAACTTGATGATGCGTTTGGCCAGAAAATAACCCGGCGCGGCCTTGCCGCCGAAGATGAAGGCGCGCGGCGGCACGTCCAGACTCGGATTCGCCTTGAGCCGGCGGTAGAGGGTGACGATGTGCAGCACATTCAGATGCTGGCGTTTGTACTCGTGGATGCGCTTGACCTGGACGTCGAACAACCAGTCGGGATCCAGCTCGATGCCGGTGTTTGCGCGGACATAGGCGGCGAGACGCTGCTTGTTGGCGTGCTTCACGGCGCGCCAGTCGCGCAGGAATGCCGCATCGTCGACATGGGCCTCG encodes the following:
- a CDS encoding patatin-like phospholipase family protein, with protein sequence MEHEIAYTPAEARAAAPITAFRTHADRPAERVLLAALLLTAAGCAGLKPHSPPPARVESEVRIPGMPDVRTWGDEFSPAFQQDLVESIGQEERSGLFRQNGTVDFLAISGGGGDGAFGAGLLCGWSAAGNRPGFKIVTGISTGALTAPFAFLGPAYDDKLKQVYTTVSSRDIFRLKSLFGMLQTDAMSLNDPLARLTAEYVDEKMLADIAAEHAKGRRLFIGTAALDAQRPVVWNMGAIATSGHPDALELFRKVMIASAAVPVVFPPVYIPVEAGGKLYDEMHVDGGVAHQVFLYGPVLRPLAAVKSLGFSAPRRKGRVFVLRNSQIKPAWQSVRPLVRSIAPRTVSSLIKSQGIGDIYRIFATTQRDGGDFNLGYIPDQLDTTRSDEFDNRVMNVLFETGYKLARHGYRWQKVPPGFTRDATDDSTASTPAREKLDDDGPIVAPRGR
- the glgX gene encoding glycogen debranching protein GlgX, with product MNTGVVQKGSSAPLGATVRDGGVNFSVFSKSATLVELLLFDDENAAKPVRIIALDPRRHRTYHYWHAFVPDLEPGQVYAYRAHGCFAPDQGLRFDGEKVLLDPYGLAVAVPDAYNRNAASRPGGNAAVAMKSVVADPGRYDWQGDVPPRRPFAETVIYELHVRGFTRDPSSGIASEKRGTYSGLIEKIPYLKDLGITAVELLPVFQFDPQDAPQGRVNYWGYQPVSFFAPHHAYGSRKGPLDVLDEFRDMVKALHRAGIEVILDVVFNHTTEGGQDGPTLCHRGLANDFYYILEKDKSRYADYTGCGNTLNANQPIVRRLIQDSLRYWVTQMHVDGFRFDLAAILSRDEAGHPLPNPPVLWDIESDPLLAGTKLIAEAWDAAGLYQVGSFVGDTWQEWNGRFRDDVRRFLRGDKGTVSSLASRLLGSPDIYGHEEREAEQSVNFVTCHDGFTLNDLVSYNEKHNEANGEDNRDGANDNLSWNCGAEGPSDDAAIEALRNRQVKNFHALELLAAGTPMLLMGDEVRRSQRGNNNAYCQDNEISWFDWSLLERHADIHRFVRQLNAFRHRRDVVAEQDRFSLNELLRRAQIHWHGVALDRPDWSEDSHTLAFTLRSVHARFLFHGMLNAYWEPLAFELPPVPAESRQTWRRCIDTALASPDDINSWEKAPLVGQATYVVKPRSVVLLALALQEAT
- a CDS encoding DUF3313 family protein; protein product: MRHELRGIFVLGLAAAAAGCSSLQSTSDTAKAAAVEPAPDAGFIAHPERQTKRADLPFQKVWIKPGFDKSGYRELVVAPVNTQYMMEMDWLHNLSSAAWVSDVKSDIAELGHYFHDQVVKAFKEDPKHRFKVIERAGQHKEPALRLELALIEIDPSMPVLHALSWAGPIGTGSAAGAVNQRRAAFEGRLRDLRTGEVVATFADRDMADVGPLDLTRLTWYGPAKGIMDRWAEQFVQIANRKPSEVVTDPTAFTVRPF